The Saccharothrix variisporea genome has a segment encoding these proteins:
- a CDS encoding acyl-CoA thioesterase, which produces MSDYYEIRHTVGFEETNLVGNVYYVNYLRWQGRCREMFLKEKAPAVLAEVQEDLKLFTLKVECEFFAEITAFDELSVRMRLEELTQTQVQFSFDYVKVTGGQELLVARGRQRIACMRGPNTDTVPARVPEELRRALAPYAETRVLARAGLGG; this is translated from the coding sequence ATGTCGGACTACTACGAGATCCGCCACACCGTCGGCTTCGAGGAGACCAACCTCGTCGGCAACGTCTACTACGTCAACTACCTGCGCTGGCAGGGCCGGTGCCGGGAGATGTTCCTCAAGGAGAAGGCGCCGGCGGTGCTGGCGGAGGTCCAGGAGGACCTGAAGCTGTTCACGCTCAAGGTGGAGTGCGAGTTCTTCGCCGAGATCACCGCGTTCGACGAGCTGTCGGTGCGGATGCGGCTGGAGGAGCTGACCCAGACCCAGGTCCAGTTCAGCTTCGACTACGTCAAGGTCACCGGCGGCCAGGAGCTGCTGGTCGCCCGCGGCCGGCAGCGCATCGCGTGCATGCGCGGCCCGAACACCGACACGGTGCCCGCGCGGGTCCCGGAGGAGCTGCGGCGGGCGCTGGCGCCCTACGCGGAGACCCGGGTCCTGGCGCGAGCCGGACTGGGGGGATGA
- a CDS encoding flavin reductase family protein yields MYDAVPTMEETSLREAMSRFATGVTVLTVGGEHAHGMTANSFTSVSLDPPLVLCCVARTAVMHEAISGAKRFAVSVMGADQERTARYFADKRRPRGPAQFDVVDWLPGDHTGAPLLSGSLAWLECELAQWYEGGDHTIFLGRVLSCRRGAGTQALLFYGSAFHQV; encoded by the coding sequence ATGTACGACGCGGTGCCCACGATGGAGGAGACGTCGTTGCGGGAGGCCATGTCCCGCTTCGCGACCGGTGTGACCGTGCTGACGGTCGGCGGTGAGCACGCCCACGGCATGACCGCGAACTCGTTCACCTCGGTGTCGCTGGACCCGCCGCTGGTGCTGTGCTGCGTCGCGCGGACCGCCGTGATGCACGAGGCGATCAGCGGGGCGAAGCGGTTCGCCGTCTCCGTCATGGGCGCCGACCAGGAGCGGACCGCGCGGTACTTCGCCGACAAGCGCCGCCCGCGCGGCCCGGCCCAGTTCGACGTGGTGGACTGGCTGCCCGGCGACCACACCGGCGCGCCGCTGCTGTCGGGGTCGCTGGCGTGGCTGGAGTGCGAGCTGGCGCAGTGGTACGAAGGCGGTGACCACACGATCTTCCTGGGTCGGGTGCTCAGCTGCCGGCGTGGTGCGGGGACGCAGGCGCTGCTGTTCTACGGCAGCGCGTTCCACCAGGTGTGA
- a CDS encoding SDR family NAD(P)-dependent oxidoreductase yields MLVTVTGGSGFVGSHTVAELVRSGHRVRLLVRAESAVDSALRPLEVPAGAVDVVVGDVTDEPAVTSAVRGADAVVHAASVYSFDRRRRAEMLRTNVRGTEVVLGTARRLGVGRIVHVSSIAALFGPGVRVIRESSPVGTTREPYAATKAASEAVARRLQDEGAPVVISYPPALLGPHDPKVGDQTERLRNTLRGLMPMWPSGGLQIGDVRDTASLHAALVGSDVSGGYFGPGRYLTTPEYVRTVRSVTGRSLPAVFLPAFAMLPVGKLVDLVQPLWPWHIPAEYGAIATVGAATRVDPSAGTLDLKPRPFADTVADTVRWLGDSGLLTARQVGRR; encoded by the coding sequence ATGCTGGTGACCGTCACCGGCGGCAGTGGTTTCGTCGGGTCCCACACGGTCGCGGAGCTGGTGCGGTCGGGACACCGGGTCCGCCTGCTGGTCCGCGCGGAGTCCGCTGTGGACAGTGCGTTGCGCCCGCTGGAGGTGCCTGCCGGCGCGGTGGACGTCGTGGTCGGCGACGTGACCGACGAGCCGGCCGTCACCTCGGCGGTGCGCGGCGCGGACGCGGTGGTGCACGCGGCCTCGGTGTACTCGTTCGACCGGCGGCGGCGTGCGGAGATGCTGCGCACCAACGTCCGCGGCACCGAGGTCGTGCTCGGGACCGCGCGCCGGCTGGGCGTGGGGCGGATCGTGCACGTGTCCAGCATCGCCGCGTTGTTCGGGCCCGGGGTGCGGGTGATCCGCGAGTCGTCGCCGGTCGGGACGACCCGGGAGCCCTACGCGGCGACGAAGGCGGCGTCGGAGGCGGTCGCGCGGCGGTTGCAGGACGAGGGTGCGCCGGTCGTGATCAGCTACCCGCCGGCGTTGCTCGGGCCGCACGACCCGAAGGTGGGTGACCAGACCGAACGGCTGCGCAACACCCTGCGCGGGTTGATGCCGATGTGGCCTTCCGGCGGCTTGCAGATCGGTGACGTCCGGGACACGGCTTCTCTGCACGCGGCGCTGGTGGGTTCGGACGTCTCCGGTGGTTACTTCGGCCCCGGCCGCTACCTGACCACGCCGGAGTACGTGCGGACCGTGCGTTCGGTCACCGGGCGGTCGTTGCCCGCGGTGTTCCTCCCGGCTTTTGCGATGCTGCCGGTCGGCAAGCTCGTCGACCTGGTGCAACCGCTGTGGCCGTGGCACATCCCCGCCGAGTACGGGGCCATCGCCACGGTCGGCGCGGCCACCCGCGTGGACCCCTCGGCCGGCACGCTGGACTTGAAGCCCAGGCCGTTCGCCGACACCGTCGCCGACACGGTCCGGTGGCTCGGCGACTCGGGCCTGCTCACCGCGCGGCAGGTGGGTCGCCGGTGA
- a CDS encoding acyl-CoA carboxylase subunit beta encodes MELLRERNDDLRSRAVSGDGSQRQHALGKRTARERLDLLLDPGSFVEVDLFRRHQAHGLKVSDHRPHTDGVVAGSGTIEGRRVFVYAQDFTIFGGSLGQAHAAKIHKVMDMALATGAPIIGLNDSGGARIQEGVMALDGYGGIFRRQVEASGVIPQISVVLGPCAGGAAYSPALADFTFIVRGTGQMYLTGPDVVAAVNGERVTHEELGGAAVHSGLSGVASFVHDDEESCLADVRYLISLLPSNNMEPPPAYEPCGATEDIRPAFASLVPVEPNKPYDIRDLIAELVDDGEFLEVHEGWAANVVCAFGRVDGGVVGVVGNQPMVLAGVLDIEASQKAARFVRFCDAFGIPLVSLVDVPGFLPGTDQEHHGVIRHGAKLLYAYCEATVPRIQVIVRKAYGGAYIVMDSRSIGTDLSLAWPTNEIAVMGAEGAVNVIFRKELAASADPVELRSELLAEYSEQLVHPYYAAERGLVDDVIDPSHTRAAVARGLSMLHNKRRHPTARKHGNVPL; translated from the coding sequence ATGGAGTTGCTGCGGGAGCGCAACGACGACCTGCGCTCGCGCGCCGTGTCCGGTGACGGCTCGCAGCGCCAACACGCCCTCGGCAAGCGCACCGCCCGCGAACGCCTGGACCTGCTGCTGGACCCCGGCTCGTTCGTGGAGGTGGACCTGTTCCGCCGCCACCAGGCACACGGCCTGAAGGTCTCCGACCACCGCCCGCACACCGACGGCGTGGTCGCGGGGTCGGGCACGATCGAGGGCCGGAGGGTGTTCGTCTACGCCCAGGACTTCACGATCTTCGGCGGTTCGCTGGGCCAGGCGCACGCCGCCAAGATCCACAAGGTCATGGACATGGCGCTGGCGACCGGTGCCCCGATCATCGGCCTCAACGACAGCGGCGGCGCACGCATCCAAGAGGGTGTGATGGCGCTGGACGGGTACGGCGGGATCTTCCGTCGTCAGGTCGAGGCGTCGGGCGTGATCCCCCAGATCTCTGTCGTTCTGGGCCCTTGTGCCGGCGGTGCCGCCTACTCACCCGCGTTGGCCGACTTCACCTTCATCGTCCGCGGCACCGGCCAGATGTACTTGACCGGCCCTGACGTGGTGGCCGCGGTGAACGGTGAACGCGTCACGCACGAGGAGCTGGGCGGCGCTGCTGTCCACAGTGGACTGTCCGGCGTGGCTTCCTTCGTGCACGACGACGAGGAGAGCTGCCTGGCCGACGTCCGCTACCTGATCTCGCTCCTCCCGTCCAACAACATGGAACCCCCGCCCGCCTACGAGCCTTGCGGTGCGACCGAGGACATCCGTCCCGCGTTCGCCTCTCTCGTCCCCGTCGAGCCCAACAAGCCCTACGACATCCGGGACTTGATCGCGGAGCTCGTGGACGACGGGGAGTTCCTGGAGGTCCACGAGGGTTGGGCGGCGAACGTGGTGTGCGCTTTCGGCCGCGTCGACGGCGGGGTGGTCGGGGTGGTCGGCAACCAGCCGATGGTGCTGGCCGGGGTGCTGGACATCGAGGCGTCCCAGAAGGCGGCCAGGTTCGTGCGCTTCTGCGACGCCTTCGGCATCCCTCTCGTGTCCCTGGTCGACGTCCCCGGTTTCCTGCCCGGGACCGACCAGGAACACCACGGCGTCATCCGGCATGGCGCCAAGCTGCTGTACGCGTACTGCGAGGCCACGGTGCCGAGGATCCAGGTGATCGTGCGCAAGGCGTACGGCGGTGCTTACATCGTCATGGACTCGCGGTCCATCGGCACGGACCTGTCGCTGGCGTGGCCGACGAACGAAATCGCGGTGATGGGCGCGGAGGGCGCCGTGAACGTCATCTTCCGCAAGGAGCTGGCGGCGTCGGCCGACCCGGTGGAGCTGCGGTCGGAGCTGCTGGCGGAGTACTCGGAACAACTGGT